GCTCGGCCGAACGGCGGGCCGGTTTCTGGCGGAGGCCGTACACGCGGATCGGCCGTCGCCCGCGCTCGATGTGAGCGTGATGGATGGATACGCGGCACGTCTTGAAGATCTTGCCCGTGGCACACTTCCCGTTCGGGGCGATGCGCTGATCGGAAAGCCGCCGATTGTGCTCGAGGCCGGCTCGGCGGCGCGGATTGTGACGGGAGCGCCTGTGCCGCGGGGCGCGGACTGTGTGATCCGCGTTGAGGACACGACGAGCGCAGAAGATCGGATCTCATTTGATCCGTCGATCGGGGCATCGCTTCCTACGAACCGATTCATTCGGCGCCAGGGCGAGAACGCCACTGCCGGGGCGGAAATCCTGACTGCGGGCACGTGCATCACTCCCACGGTTGCATCGGCGCTCGCTTCGTTCGGGATCGCGACGCCCCTGGTCTATCGCCGGCTGCGCATCGGCATTCTGAGCACCGGCGATGAAGTCTTGCCTGCGGAGGCGATGCCTCAGCCGTGGCAACTGCGCGATGGGAATGGCGCGGCACTCGAGGGGCTTTTTTCGTCCCTCGGGTTTGTCGAATCGGTGGAAGTGCGGCACGCGCCGGACGATCAGGCGCGGATATTGGCGAGCGCTTCGGAACTTTTGTCACGATCGGACGCGTTGTTTTTATCCGGCGGAGTTTCGATGGGGCATCGCGATCTTGTTCCGGCGGCGCTGGCCCAACTGGGCGCAACGACGGTGTTTCACAAGGTGCCGCAGCGTCCGGGGAAGCCGATCCTGGCGGCGACGGGTCCGCGCGATCAGTTGATCTTGGGCCTGCCGGGAAATCCGGTATCGGTGCTCGTCACGGCGCACCGGTTTGCGGTGCCGGCGCTTGAACACATCGGAGGGAGCGCGACGCTCCGGCCGGTGCCTTCGATCGCGATCGAAAGCCCGGACGAACAGACGATCCCGCTTTGGTGGCATCGCATCGTGCGGGTCAATGAGGCGGGACGCGGCGAGTTTGTCGAGAACAAGGGGAGCGGCGACTTGATCGCGTCGGCCCGATCGGACGGGTTCGTCGAGATTCCGCCGGGAACCTGCGGGGCCGGGTCGTGGCCGTTCTATTTGTGGCGGTGTTGAGGGCGTGCGCCAGGCGCGGACCGCCTCGTACGATTGGGCGTGACAAGCAGCGGCGGAAAACTCTCGCACATCGATGACAACCGCGCGAAGATGGTCGATGTCTCGGCGAAGCCGGTGAGCGAGCGCACCGCGGTCGCGGAGGCGTTTGTTCGCGTCTCGCGCGAACTCGCGTCGGCGATTTCGGAAAACCGCATCGCCAAGGGAAACATTTTCGAGACGGCGCGGCTCGCGGGCATTCAGGCGGCGAAGCGCACCGATGAGTTGATCCCGCTGTGCCACTCGCTGGGGCTGGACTCGGTCGATGTCCAGATTTTTCTGGAAGACGAAACGGTGCGGATCGTGGCGACGGCGCGAGCGACTTCACGCACGGGCGTCGAGATGGAGTCGCTAGCGGCGGCGAGCGTCGCGGCGCTCACGATCTATGACATGGGGAAGGCGATTGATCGCTCGATGAGGATTGACGGGATTCGGCTGCTGAAGAAGACCGGCGGCACGCGGGGCGATTACACGGCGCCGGGATGATGCCGACTCAAGCTGCCGCGGCCCGGCGCTTGTGCTGCTTGGCCCGACCCAGACCCAAAGCCCGCTTATCAAGAACGCTTTCGATGTCGGAGCGCTGGCGCTGACCCGAGAGAATGGCGAGGAGGAGGAGGCTCTCACCGGAGGCGGAGGAGAGGATCGAACGGGCGGAGTTGGTGTCGGTGCGAGTCTTCATGAAAGGACTTGCCGCGGGAAGGCGGGTTCTTGCAGCGGATTCTCAAGATTTGTCCCTTTGCTGTATCCTGCCCTTATGCCGATCCGAGCCGCTGTTTTGACCATTTCCGACCGGTGTTCAAGGGCCGAGCGAGAGGATCTGTCGGGGCCGGCGCTGCGGGCGATCCTGACAGGGAAACTTGCGGCACAGATTGCGGCGTTCGACATCGTTTCGGACGACCCGGA
The DNA window shown above is from Phycisphaeraceae bacterium and carries:
- a CDS encoding molybdopterin molybdotransferase MoeA, yielding MSTKETPFRFNSPAAALGELLRRLPRVSQERVALGRTAGRFLAEAVHADRPSPALDVSVMDGYAARLEDLARGTLPVRGDALIGKPPIVLEAGSAARIVTGAPVPRGADCVIRVEDTTSAEDRISFDPSIGASLPTNRFIRRQGENATAGAEILTAGTCITPTVASALASFGIATPLVYRRLRIGILSTGDEVLPAEAMPQPWQLRDGNGAALEGLFSSLGFVESVEVRHAPDDQARILASASELLSRSDALFLSGGVSMGHRDLVPAALAQLGATTVFHKVPQRPGKPILAATGPRDQLILGLPGNPVSVLVTAHRFAVPALEHIGGSATLRPVPSIAIESPDEQTIPLWWHRIVRVNEAGRGEFVENKGSGDLIASARSDGFVEIPPGTCGAGSWPFYLWRC
- the moaC gene encoding cyclic pyranopterin monophosphate synthase MoaC, with amino-acid sequence MVDVSAKPVSERTAVAEAFVRVSRELASAISENRIAKGNIFETARLAGIQAAKRTDELIPLCHSLGLDSVDVQIFLEDETVRIVATARATSRTGVEMESLAAASVAALTIYDMGKAIDRSMRIDGIRLLKKTGGTRGDYTAPG